From Qingrenia yutianensis, the proteins below share one genomic window:
- a CDS encoding ribosome maturation factor RimP, with protein sequence MAKITEVVKSLAEDAAKKYDCSLFDIEYKKEGADYVLRVFIEKENPDENISINDCENVSRYLSDLLDESDPISNAYMLEVSSPGIDRPLRNKEDYEKYKGRTVDVGLFTKINGAKFLSGTLTGYGDDYVTIDDNGEIKIPLDKISSIKLAVIF encoded by the coding sequence ATGGCTAAAATCACGGAAGTTGTAAAATCGCTTGCTGAGGACGCGGCAAAAAAATATGACTGCTCGCTTTTTGACATTGAATATAAAAAAGAGGGCGCGGACTATGTTTTGAGAGTTTTTATCGAAAAGGAAAATCCCGATGAAAACATTTCCATAAACGACTGCGAGAATGTCAGCCGATACCTTTCGGATTTGCTTGACGAAAGCGACCCGATTTCCAATGCGTATATGCTTGAGGTTTCGTCGCCCGGCATAGACAGACCTCTGCGCAACAAAGAAGATTACGAAAAATATAAAGGCAGAACGGTTGATGTGGGATTGTTTACAAAAATCAACGGCGCAAAGTTTTTGAGCGGTACGCTCACAGGTTACGGCGACGATTATGTGACAATCGACGATAACGGCGAAATCAAAATTCCGCTTGACAAAATTTCGAGTATAAAATTGGCGGTAATTTTTTAA
- a CDS encoding CD1247 N-terminal domain-containing protein, giving the protein MENISNQLSYVKGLMEGMKFDDKSNEGKIFKALLSVLDEINESIDDLYDYQDEVAEQVDLIDEDLAAVEEELLDCDECDCDDCCDDDEYYEVECPECHEIVCVDEDTLLKDEDIYCPNCKTKIDIDFDDCDCDDCCGCDDEE; this is encoded by the coding sequence ATGGAAAATATATCAAATCAGCTTTCATATGTTAAAGGTTTAATGGAAGGTATGAAATTCGACGACAAATCTAACGAGGGCAAAATTTTTAAAGCTTTGCTTTCTGTTTTGGACGAGATCAATGAGTCTATCGACGATTTGTACGATTATCAGGACGAGGTTGCAGAGCAGGTTGACTTAATCGACGAAGATTTGGCGGCTGTTGAAGAAGAGCTTCTCGACTGTGATGAGTGCGATTGCGATGACTGCTGTGATGACGATGAGTATTACGAGGTTGAATGCCCCGAGTGCCACGAAATCGTATGCGTTGACGAGGATACTCTTTTGAAAGACGAGGACATTTACTGCCCCAACTGCAAAACAAAAATCGACATTGATTTTGACGACTGCGACTGCGACGATTGCTGCGGCTGCGACGACGAGGAATAA
- the efp gene encoding elongation factor P: MISAGEFRNGVTFELDGNVFQIVEFQHVKPGKGAAFVRTKLKNVITGAVVEKTFRPTEKMPKAHIERKDYEYLYTDGELYYFMDQETFEQMPLNKEALGDSFKFVKENMVVKVLSYKGNVFGVEPPTFVELQVTETEPGFKGDTSTGATKPATVETGATLNVPLFIDQGEMIRIDTRTGEYMERA, translated from the coding sequence ATGATTTCAGCAGGTGAATTCAGAAACGGCGTTACCTTTGAGCTTGACGGCAACGTTTTCCAGATTGTGGAATTTCAGCACGTTAAACCCGGTAAAGGCGCTGCTTTTGTAAGAACAAAACTTAAAAACGTTATCACAGGCGCGGTGGTTGAAAAAACTTTCAGACCTACCGAAAAAATGCCCAAAGCGCATATCGAAAGAAAGGACTACGAGTATTTATATACAGACGGCGAATTGTATTACTTTATGGATCAGGAAACATTCGAGCAGATGCCGCTTAACAAAGAGGCTCTCGGTGATTCGTTCAAATTCGTAAAAGAAAATATGGTTGTCAAAGTGCTTTCGTATAAAGGCAATGTTTTCGGCGTTGAACCCCCCACGTTCGTTGAACTTCAGGTTACCGAAACCGAACCGGGATTTAAGGGCGATACTTCGACAGGCGCTACAAAACCCGCAACCGTTGAAACGGGCGCGACACTTAATGTTCCGCTCTTTATCGACCAGGGCGAAATGATTAGAATTGACACAAGAACAGGCGAATATATGGAAAGAGCGTAA
- a CDS encoding M24 family metallopeptidase, which yields MADETLSRIKKLRSFLVKNKLDSMLVTDLKNVFYYSGYKGTSAYLIIGLDFLYLITDFRYITQAKMQCPHYEIIDVKSADLKAMTANLKHTGFENLSISYASFAKFSKIFNKLACVGGAIYNFRAKKSAAEIKNIKKAVDIADKAFEHIIKFAKPGMTEIDAANEIDFFMKRNGASGNSFDTICASGARGALPHGTPTSKKLEYGDLVVLDYGCVYNGYCSDITRTFAVGEISAEAKRVYDTVLTAQKTAEDMLKSGEMCCNAHFTAENIINKDYEGTFGHALGHGVGLDIHEQPTLSPKNKTILKPGNIVTVEPGIYIPNFCGVRIEDMVCIKKNGVEILTKAEKDLKHIG from the coding sequence ATGGCAGACGAAACGCTTTCACGAATTAAAAAACTGCGAAGTTTTCTTGTGAAAAATAAGCTTGACAGTATGCTTGTGACCGATCTTAAAAATGTTTTTTATTACAGCGGATACAAAGGCACAAGCGCATATCTTATAATCGGACTTGATTTTCTCTATCTTATTACGGATTTTCGATATATCACGCAGGCGAAAATGCAGTGTCCGCACTATGAGATCATCGACGTAAAAAGTGCCGATTTAAAGGCTATGACGGCAAATTTAAAGCATACGGGATTTGAAAATCTTTCAATTTCATATGCATCTTTTGCGAAATTTTCAAAAATTTTCAACAAGCTTGCGTGCGTCGGCGGTGCAATTTACAATTTCCGTGCAAAAAAGAGTGCGGCGGAAATTAAAAATATCAAAAAAGCGGTTGACATTGCGGACAAAGCGTTTGAGCATATTATAAAATTTGCAAAACCCGGTATGACGGAAATTGATGCTGCAAACGAAATTGACTTTTTTATGAAGAGAAACGGCGCAAGCGGAAATTCGTTTGATACAATCTGCGCGTCGGGTGCGCGCGGTGCGCTCCCTCACGGAACGCCGACGTCCAAAAAGCTTGAATACGGTGATTTGGTTGTGCTTGACTACGGCTGTGTTTACAACGGATACTGCTCGGACATTACGCGTACCTTTGCGGTCGGCGAGATTTCAGCCGAGGCAAAAAGGGTTTACGATACAGTTTTAACAGCGCAGAAAACGGCGGAGGATATGCTTAAATCGGGCGAGATGTGCTGTAATGCGCATTTTACCGCGGAGAATATCATCAACAAAGACTACGAAGGTACATTCGGTCACGCGCTCGGTCACGGGGTAGGGCTTGACATTCACGAACAGCCGACACTTTCGCCGAAAAATAAAACGATATTAAAACCCGGAAATATCGTCACGGTTGAGCCGGGCATTTATATTCCGAATTTTTGCGGTGTGAGAATTGAAGATATGGTTTGCATTAAAAAGAACGGAGTTGAAATACTCACAAAAGCGGAAAAAGATTTGAAGCATATCGGCTAA
- a CDS encoding TIM barrel protein, with amino-acid sequence MVYFGPSGNSESFYNEGYKSSLQMPKWLKEKGLDAYEYQCSKGVKITQPTAEKLGNEARENSIKLSIHAPYYINLATDNEEKREKSVKYITDTLAAADFMGADRIVVHSGACAKMDRRVAMEYAKKTLKIALERSKELGLSHVHICPETMGKINQLGDLDEVIELCRLDDYLLPTIDFGHLNARGLGSLKEYSDYLEIFDKIENGLGHDRLNIFHSHFSRIEFTQGGEKKHHTLADTMYGPEFLPIAEIIYKKNLSPTIICESNGTMAEDALEMKNMYLAQK; translated from the coding sequence ATGGTATATTTTGGACCGAGCGGAAATTCGGAGAGTTTTTATAACGAGGGTTACAAATCGTCGCTCCAAATGCCGAAATGGCTCAAAGAAAAGGGTCTTGACGCATATGAATATCAATGCTCGAAGGGCGTGAAAATCACACAGCCGACTGCCGAAAAACTTGGAAATGAGGCGAGGGAAAACAGCATAAAATTAAGTATTCACGCACCGTATTACATTAACCTTGCAACCGACAACGAGGAAAAACGCGAAAAAAGCGTGAAATACATCACCGATACCCTTGCGGCGGCGGATTTTATGGGCGCTGACAGGATTGTTGTTCATTCGGGCGCGTGCGCGAAAATGGACAGACGCGTTGCTATGGAATATGCGAAAAAAACGCTCAAAATTGCGCTTGAACGTTCAAAAGAACTCGGGCTTTCGCACGTGCACATCTGCCCCGAAACTATGGGAAAAATAAATCAGCTCGGCGATTTGGACGAGGTTATAGAACTTTGCAGACTGGATGATTATCTTTTGCCGACGATAGATTTCGGACATCTTAATGCGCGCGGACTCGGCTCGCTTAAGGAATATTCCGACTACCTCGAAATTTTTGATAAAATCGAAAACGGCTTGGGGCACGACAGACTTAACATTTTTCATTCGCATTTCAGCCGTATCGAATTTACGCAGGGCGGTGAAAAGAAGCATCACACGCTTGCTGACACGATGTACGGTCCCGAATTTTTGCCCATTGCGGAGATAATTTATAAGAAAAATCTTTCGCCCACAATCATCTGCGAGTCGAACGGAACAATGGCGGAGGACGCTCTCGAAATGAAAAATATGTACCTTGCACAAAAATAA